A stretch of Pygocentrus nattereri isolate fPygNat1 chromosome 8, fPygNat1.pri, whole genome shotgun sequence DNA encodes these proteins:
- the clk4a gene encoding dual specificity protein kinase CLK4 isoform X2 has protein sequence MGQDKANHVSICKEREKKRVRHRDHDRDWHHYSKSSGYSGRSRRSSRRGRKRSHSRDRSRSRSRNQSRSHRRKRSRSVEDDEEGHLIYHSGDILRARYEIVCTLGEGAFGKVVECIDHTNRGTRVALKIIKNIERYREAAMSEVEVLEQINSVDCDRRYSCVRMLDWFDHHGHVCIAFELLGLSTFDFLKENNFQPFPVDQIRHMAYQIIRAVKFLHKNKLTHTDLKPENILFIDSEYDLEYNAKMKRDERTVRKPDVKVVDFGNATYEHEHHTTVVSTRHYRAPEVILELGWSHSCDVWSIGCILIEYYLGTTLFQTHDSKEHLAMMERVLGPIPTPMLQKTRKRRYVHRDKLDWDVHSSSGRYVRKHCKPLRQYMISKSLEHEELFDLIEKMLEYDLTKRISLDEAIRHPFFNLLRKGQK, from the exons ATGGGACAGGATAAGGCGAACCATGTAAGCATCTGTAAGGAGCGGGAGAAGAAGCGTGTCCGCCACAGGGACCATGACAGGGACTGGCATCACTATAGCAAATCATCCGGATACAGTGGGCGCAGCCGGCGGAGCAGCCGCCGTGGACGGAAACGGAGCCATAGCCGTGACAGAAGCCGCAGCCGCTCTAGAAATCAGTCG AGGAGCCATCGCAGGAAAAGATCCAGGAGTgttgaggatgatgaggagggcCACCTGATCTATCACAGTGGAGACATACTGAGGGCGAGAT ATGAGATTGTGTGCACGCTAGGAGAAGGCGCCTTTGGGAAAGTGGTTGAATGCATTGATCACACAAA TCGGGGCACCCGTGTTGCACTGAAGATCATTAAAAACATTGAGCGCTATCGAGAGGCAGCCATGTCTGAGGTTGAGGTGCTGGAACAGATTAACTCTGTTGACTGTGACAGAAGATA TTCTTGTGTCCGAATGTTGGACTGGTTTGATCACCATGGGCATGTGTGTATTGCATTTGAGCTGCTTGGCTTGAGTACATTTGACTTCCTCAAAGAGAACAACTTTCAGCCCTTTCCTGTAGACCAAATCAGGCACATGGCCTACCAGATCATCAGGGCAGTCAAAT tcttgcACAAGAACAAGCTGACCCACACAGATCTGAAGCCAGAGAACATACTTTTCATTGATTCAGAGTATGACCTTGAATACAATGCAAAAATG AAGCGGGATGAGAGAACTGTGAGGAAACCAGATGTAAAGGTGGTTGATTTTGGGAATGCAACATATGAGCATGAGCACCATACCACTGTGGTGTCCACAAGACATTATCGTGCGCCTGAAGTCATTCTGG AACTTGGCTGGAGTCATTCCTGTGATGTGTGGAGTATAGGTTGCATTCTTATTGAATATTACCTTGGAACAACACTTTTCCAG aCACATGACAGTAAGGAACATCTGGCCATGATGGAGAGAGTTCTAGGCCCGATACCAACACCAATGCTGCAGAAAACAAG GAAGCGGAGATACGTCCATCGTGACAAACTGGATTGGGACGTTCACTCCTCATCAGGAAGATATGTTAGGAAACATTGCAAACCTCTCAGA CAATACATGATCTCCAAAAGCCTGGAACACGAGGAGCTATTTGACCTCATTGAGAAGATGTTGGAATATGACTTGACTAAGCGGATCTCTCTGGATGAAGCCATCAGACATCCTTTCTTCAACCTCCTCAGGAAGGGCCAGAAGTAA
- the clk4a gene encoding dual specificity protein kinase CLK4 isoform X1 yields the protein MKQRISETCCSAVRELGWVEGAESRKRRRRDSHSSERENKCRKYHHHRKSTEGHYLETRSQNERLETKIRAVDMGQDKANHVSICKEREKKRVRHRDHDRDWHHYSKSSGYSGRSRRSSRRGRKRSHSRDRSRSRSRNQSRSHRRKRSRSVEDDEEGHLIYHSGDILRARYEIVCTLGEGAFGKVVECIDHTNRGTRVALKIIKNIERYREAAMSEVEVLEQINSVDCDRRYSCVRMLDWFDHHGHVCIAFELLGLSTFDFLKENNFQPFPVDQIRHMAYQIIRAVKFLHKNKLTHTDLKPENILFIDSEYDLEYNAKMKRDERTVRKPDVKVVDFGNATYEHEHHTTVVSTRHYRAPEVILELGWSHSCDVWSIGCILIEYYLGTTLFQTHDSKEHLAMMERVLGPIPTPMLQKTRKRRYVHRDKLDWDVHSSSGRYVRKHCKPLRQYMISKSLEHEELFDLIEKMLEYDLTKRISLDEAIRHPFFNLLRKGQK from the exons ATGAAGCAGCGAATAAGCGAGACTTGCTGCTCGGCTGTTAGAGAGCTTGGCTGGGTAGAGGGGGCTGAGAGCCGAAAGCGCCGCAGGCGAGACTCGCACAGCAGCGAGCGGGAGAACAAATGTCGGAAATATCACCATCACCGCAAAAGCACCGAAGG GCATTACTTGGAGACCCGGAGTCAAAACGAAAGACTGGAGACAAAGATCAGAGCTGTGGACATGGGACAGGATAAGGCGAACCATGTAAGCATCTGTAAGGAGCGGGAGAAGAAGCGTGTCCGCCACAGGGACCATGACAGGGACTGGCATCACTATAGCAAATCATCCGGATACAGTGGGCGCAGCCGGCGGAGCAGCCGCCGTGGACGGAAACGGAGCCATAGCCGTGACAGAAGCCGCAGCCGCTCTAGAAATCAGTCG AGGAGCCATCGCAGGAAAAGATCCAGGAGTgttgaggatgatgaggagggcCACCTGATCTATCACAGTGGAGACATACTGAGGGCGAGAT ATGAGATTGTGTGCACGCTAGGAGAAGGCGCCTTTGGGAAAGTGGTTGAATGCATTGATCACACAAA TCGGGGCACCCGTGTTGCACTGAAGATCATTAAAAACATTGAGCGCTATCGAGAGGCAGCCATGTCTGAGGTTGAGGTGCTGGAACAGATTAACTCTGTTGACTGTGACAGAAGATA TTCTTGTGTCCGAATGTTGGACTGGTTTGATCACCATGGGCATGTGTGTATTGCATTTGAGCTGCTTGGCTTGAGTACATTTGACTTCCTCAAAGAGAACAACTTTCAGCCCTTTCCTGTAGACCAAATCAGGCACATGGCCTACCAGATCATCAGGGCAGTCAAAT tcttgcACAAGAACAAGCTGACCCACACAGATCTGAAGCCAGAGAACATACTTTTCATTGATTCAGAGTATGACCTTGAATACAATGCAAAAATG AAGCGGGATGAGAGAACTGTGAGGAAACCAGATGTAAAGGTGGTTGATTTTGGGAATGCAACATATGAGCATGAGCACCATACCACTGTGGTGTCCACAAGACATTATCGTGCGCCTGAAGTCATTCTGG AACTTGGCTGGAGTCATTCCTGTGATGTGTGGAGTATAGGTTGCATTCTTATTGAATATTACCTTGGAACAACACTTTTCCAG aCACATGACAGTAAGGAACATCTGGCCATGATGGAGAGAGTTCTAGGCCCGATACCAACACCAATGCTGCAGAAAACAAG GAAGCGGAGATACGTCCATCGTGACAAACTGGATTGGGACGTTCACTCCTCATCAGGAAGATATGTTAGGAAACATTGCAAACCTCTCAGA CAATACATGATCTCCAAAAGCCTGGAACACGAGGAGCTATTTGACCTCATTGAGAAGATGTTGGAATATGACTTGACTAAGCGGATCTCTCTGGATGAAGCCATCAGACATCCTTTCTTCAACCTCCTCAGGAAGGGCCAGAAGTAA
- the clk4a gene encoding dual specificity protein kinase CLK4 isoform X3: MSEVEVLEQINSVDCDRRYSCVRMLDWFDHHGHVCIAFELLGLSTFDFLKENNFQPFPVDQIRHMAYQIIRAVKFLHKNKLTHTDLKPENILFIDSEYDLEYNAKMKRDERTVRKPDVKVVDFGNATYEHEHHTTVVSTRHYRAPEVILELGWSHSCDVWSIGCILIEYYLGTTLFQTHDSKEHLAMMERVLGPIPTPMLQKTRKRRYVHRDKLDWDVHSSSGRYVRKHCKPLRQYMISKSLEHEELFDLIEKMLEYDLTKRISLDEAIRHPFFNLLRKGQK; encoded by the exons ATGTCTGAGGTTGAGGTGCTGGAACAGATTAACTCTGTTGACTGTGACAGAAGATA TTCTTGTGTCCGAATGTTGGACTGGTTTGATCACCATGGGCATGTGTGTATTGCATTTGAGCTGCTTGGCTTGAGTACATTTGACTTCCTCAAAGAGAACAACTTTCAGCCCTTTCCTGTAGACCAAATCAGGCACATGGCCTACCAGATCATCAGGGCAGTCAAAT tcttgcACAAGAACAAGCTGACCCACACAGATCTGAAGCCAGAGAACATACTTTTCATTGATTCAGAGTATGACCTTGAATACAATGCAAAAATG AAGCGGGATGAGAGAACTGTGAGGAAACCAGATGTAAAGGTGGTTGATTTTGGGAATGCAACATATGAGCATGAGCACCATACCACTGTGGTGTCCACAAGACATTATCGTGCGCCTGAAGTCATTCTGG AACTTGGCTGGAGTCATTCCTGTGATGTGTGGAGTATAGGTTGCATTCTTATTGAATATTACCTTGGAACAACACTTTTCCAG aCACATGACAGTAAGGAACATCTGGCCATGATGGAGAGAGTTCTAGGCCCGATACCAACACCAATGCTGCAGAAAACAAG GAAGCGGAGATACGTCCATCGTGACAAACTGGATTGGGACGTTCACTCCTCATCAGGAAGATATGTTAGGAAACATTGCAAACCTCTCAGA CAATACATGATCTCCAAAAGCCTGGAACACGAGGAGCTATTTGACCTCATTGAGAAGATGTTGGAATATGACTTGACTAAGCGGATCTCTCTGGATGAAGCCATCAGACATCCTTTCTTCAACCTCCTCAGGAAGGGCCAGAAGTAA